A stretch of Synechococcus sp. MIT S9220 DNA encodes these proteins:
- a CDS encoding early protein (E6) encodes MPSKPRDRVGEIYGRLTVVRASERRTKSGNAYWWCRCSCGREREVPGDKLSTNTARKKPVITACLLCSKELQVEGVCAKNDREERQRREDAKRQRDALKGHVPDRWLRLPLTDAHARELGQVLFFRGTSCLRGHLAPYRINGGCLACSGQTPSAHSTLITNSPNSAQSES; translated from the coding sequence ATGCCATCTAAACCCCGTGATCGTGTCGGTGAAATCTATGGCCGATTGACCGTCGTTCGCGCATCCGAACGCCGCACTAAAAGTGGCAATGCCTATTGGTGGTGTCGTTGCAGCTGTGGCAGAGAAAGAGAGGTGCCCGGAGACAAACTCTCAACCAACACAGCCCGCAAAAAACCAGTAATTACGGCATGTCTGCTCTGTTCCAAGGAACTGCAAGTTGAAGGTGTCTGCGCCAAGAACGATCGTGAAGAACGCCAGAGACGGGAGGACGCAAAGCGTCAACGCGATGCATTGAAAGGGCATGTGCCGGATCGATGGCTACGACTTCCACTCACTGATGCCCATGCTCGCGAGCTGGGTCAAGTTCTGTTTTTTCGAGGAACGTCTTGCCTGCGAGGTCATCTGGCCCCGTATCGCATTAATGGAGGTTGTCTGGCTTGTTCAGGCCAGACACCATCAGCTCACTCGACACTGATCACAAACAGCCCAAACTCAGCTCAAAGCGAGTCATAA
- a CDS encoding Nif11-like leader peptide family natural product precursor, with product MALDQLKAFLVLMQSDPTLKDAVLASSTADDVAKIAAGLGYEFSGDELLRFSGQKVGRVTVSKRQPPGEYS from the coding sequence ATGGCTCTCGATCAGTTGAAGGCGTTTCTGGTTCTGATGCAGAGCGATCCAACGTTGAAGGATGCTGTTTTGGCCTCATCCACTGCTGATGATGTGGCCAAAATTGCTGCCGGTCTTGGCTATGAATTCTCCGGTGATGAGCTGCTGCGTTTCTCAGGTCAGAAGGTGGGGCGTGTCACGGTGTCGAAACGCCAGCCTCCAGGCGAATACAGCTGA
- the sodC gene encoding superoxide dismutase family protein, producing MRLLASLLALCIALLMPGKVQASSLEIDILSISNDGIGESIGTVLARDSQNGLVITPSLTSLSEGEHGFHLHAGTSCQAAFNDENVSIAGLAAKGHWDPDNTKTHSGPFSDGHRGDLSRLIVNADGSTTTEVVAPRLNTADLRGRALIVHAGGDTYSDVPPLGGGGARIACGIAG from the coding sequence ATGCGTCTGCTTGCTTCGCTGTTGGCTCTCTGCATCGCCCTGCTGATGCCGGGCAAGGTTCAGGCAAGTTCTTTGGAGATTGACATCCTCAGCATCTCCAACGACGGAATCGGCGAATCGATTGGCACCGTTCTGGCCAGAGACAGTCAGAACGGACTTGTGATCACACCATCCCTCACCAGTCTGAGCGAAGGCGAGCATGGTTTTCATCTGCATGCCGGCACGTCCTGCCAGGCGGCTTTCAATGATGAGAACGTGAGCATCGCAGGGCTGGCAGCCAAAGGGCACTGGGATCCCGACAACACCAAGACGCACAGCGGTCCGTTCAGCGACGGACATCGTGGTGATCTCAGTCGCCTGATTGTCAATGCCGATGGCAGCACCACCACCGAAGTTGTGGCTCCGCGGCTGAACACTGCTGATCTGCGAGGGAGGGCTCTGATCGTTCATGCCGGAGGAGACACCTACAGCGACGTTCCCCCACTCGGCGGTGGAGGTGCGCGCATCGCTTGCGGTATCGCAGGATGA
- the dcd gene encoding dCTP deaminase, whose product MAVLGRQAILRAIDSGAITITPFIPEHVGPASVDLTLACSFRVFRKVHEIVDVNEHTDYRSFTDKVDIARGGHILIMPGETILGITEERLRLGPGLCGWLEGRSRFARLGLMVHISAPFMGPGIDSQQVLEMSNFGPAPLAVHPGTAICQFIFQSLDGEENYQGRFAGQNQSSF is encoded by the coding sequence ATGGCCGTTCTCGGGCGTCAGGCGATTCTGCGGGCGATCGACAGTGGCGCCATCACCATCACTCCGTTCATTCCGGAGCATGTCGGTCCTGCCTCAGTCGATCTCACGCTGGCTTGCAGTTTTCGCGTCTTTCGCAAAGTTCACGAAATTGTCGATGTGAATGAACACACCGACTACCGATCGTTCACCGACAAGGTCGACATCGCACGAGGAGGCCACATCCTGATCATGCCGGGTGAAACCATCCTCGGGATCACCGAAGAGCGTTTGAGGCTTGGCCCTGGCCTTTGTGGATGGCTTGAGGGGCGTAGCCGATTTGCTCGCCTGGGTCTGATGGTGCATATCAGTGCACCCTTCATGGGACCTGGAATCGACAGTCAACAGGTGCTGGAGATGAGCAATTTCGGACCTGCTCCTCTTGCCGTTCATCCTGGTACAGCCATCTGTCAGTTCATCTTCCAAAGTCTTGATGGCGAAGAGAACTATCAAGGTCGTTTCGCGGGTCAGAACCAGAGCAGTTTCTGA
- a CDS encoding phenylpyruvate tautomerase MIF-related protein, which translates to MPLITLRTSLASVDRRDELLLELSAMLAEQTGKPEAYVMTLLETDVPMTFAGTSAPAAFVEVKSIGALHPSAMTEAFCELITARTGIPADRIYISFDDVPASFFGWNGRTFG; encoded by the coding sequence ATGCCTCTGATCACTCTGCGCACCTCGCTTGCTTCTGTCGATCGTCGAGACGAGCTTCTGCTTGAGCTTTCAGCCATGTTGGCCGAGCAGACCGGCAAGCCAGAGGCCTACGTGATGACACTCCTCGAGACCGATGTGCCGATGACCTTCGCCGGTACATCCGCTCCTGCCGCATTCGTTGAGGTCAAGTCCATCGGGGCCCTGCACCCATCTGCGATGACAGAGGCATTCTGTGAGCTGATCACGGCTCGAACGGGGATTCCTGCCGACAGGATCTACATCAGCTTCGATGATGTTCCTGCGAGTTTCTTCGGTTGGAACGGAAGGACGTTCGGCTGA
- a CDS encoding DoxX family protein — MSEETSNQFSSDLCLLILRVSAGFLMIHHGFEKLQDPVGFTSFIVDQYFSFLPFDHVLWTYLAAYTQIIGSVVLVFGIATRPAVIGLLSTMLFAMTFHFLDTGLQGAPFGVVEAHNYEYETSALYLFIFLVLAIAGSGSLSLSRLYRDRFPQPLKAWV, encoded by the coding sequence ATGAGTGAAGAAACGTCGAATCAATTTTCCTCTGACTTGTGTTTACTGATTCTGCGCGTTTCAGCAGGTTTTCTCATGATTCATCATGGGTTTGAGAAGTTGCAGGATCCTGTTGGATTCACCTCATTTATTGTTGATCAGTACTTTTCTTTTTTACCGTTTGACCATGTCCTTTGGACATATCTTGCTGCATACACACAAATCATCGGATCTGTTGTTCTCGTTTTCGGCATCGCCACTCGTCCAGCTGTGATTGGTTTGTTGTCGACGATGTTGTTCGCGATGACCTTTCATTTTCTCGACACCGGTCTTCAAGGCGCTCCCTTCGGAGTTGTTGAAGCCCACAACTACGAATACGAGACTTCAGCGCTTTATCTGTTCATTTTTCTGGTGCTTGCCATCGCTGGTTCTGGCTCTCTGAGTCTGTCAAGGCTTTATCGCGATCGTTTTCCGCAACCTCTCAAGGCCTGGGTTTGA